From the genome of Hymenobacter sp. PAMC 26628, one region includes:
- a CDS encoding SDR family oxidoreductase: protein MDLGLKGKIALVAAASKGLGRAVAEELAAEGAHLVLCARGEAELRATAAALEAASGVPVLAVPADLSAPGAPAAVVAAALARFGRVDVLVTNAGGPPAGGFDGLTAEMWDAATRLLLTSVVELTRAVLPGMKAQGWGRILNITSISVKQPVDNLMLSNSLRAAVTGMARTLATEVAPFGITVNNILPGYTRTARVENLAQAIATRDGIAPTEAQARWENEIPMRRLGEPREFGALAAFLCSARASYITATSIPVDGGWIKGLL, encoded by the coding sequence ATGGACTTAGGCTTAAAAGGCAAGATTGCGCTAGTGGCCGCCGCCAGCAAAGGCCTGGGCCGCGCCGTGGCTGAAGAGCTAGCTGCCGAAGGCGCGCACTTAGTACTTTGTGCCCGGGGCGAAGCCGAGCTACGGGCCACGGCCGCCGCCCTCGAAGCCGCCAGCGGCGTGCCGGTGCTGGCCGTGCCCGCCGACCTGTCCGCGCCCGGGGCCCCCGCCGCGGTGGTGGCGGCGGCGCTGGCCCGCTTCGGCCGCGTCGATGTATTGGTGACCAACGCCGGGGGGCCCCCGGCTGGGGGATTCGACGGCCTTACGGCCGAAATGTGGGATGCCGCCACCCGCCTGCTGCTCACCAGCGTGGTGGAGCTGACGCGCGCCGTGCTGCCCGGCATGAAGGCGCAGGGCTGGGGCCGCATCCTCAACATCACGTCCATCAGCGTGAAGCAGCCGGTGGATAACCTCATGCTGTCCAACAGCTTGCGGGCGGCCGTGACGGGCATGGCGCGCACGCTGGCCACGGAGGTGGCGCCGTTCGGCATTACCGTCAACAACATCCTGCCCGGCTACACCCGCACCGCCCGCGTCGAAAACCTGGCCCAGGCCATTGCCACCCGCGACGGCATCGCGCCCACCGAGGCCCAGGCCCGCTGGGAAAACGAAATTCCCATGCGCCGCCTCGGCGAGCCGCGCGAGTTTGGGGCCCTGGCTGCCTTTCTGTGCTCGGCGCGCGCCAGCTACATCACCGCCACCTCCATCCCGGTGGATGGGGGGTGGATTAAAGGGTTGTTGTAG
- a CDS encoding cupin domain-containing protein — translation MLNDQVAFYRWDDMPEERMTDLISRRFITGDKTMLAHVYLKKGALVPKHHHENEQITYILEGALRFYLGDDQAQEIIVRAGEVLHIPSNVPHAAEALEDTLDVDIFSPPRQDWIDKTDAYLR, via the coding sequence ATGTTAAATGACCAGGTTGCCTTCTACCGTTGGGACGACATGCCCGAGGAGCGCATGACGGACTTGATTTCGCGCCGCTTCATCACCGGCGACAAAACGATGCTCGCCCACGTGTACCTCAAAAAGGGGGCCCTCGTGCCCAAGCACCACCACGAAAACGAGCAGATTACCTACATCCTCGAAGGGGCCCTGCGCTTCTACCTCGGCGACGACCAGGCCCAGGAAATCATCGTGCGAGCCGGCGAAGTGCTCCACATCCCGTCCAACGTGCCGCACGCGGCCGAGGCCCTGGAGGACACGCTCGACGTGGACATCTTCAGCCCGCCCCGCCAGGATTGGATCGACAAGACCGACGCCTACCTGCGCTAA
- a CDS encoding energy transducer TonB has translation MKNLFTGAVAAILLLAAAPLAYAQTVVPEAAYTGPRFPGGPDSLRALVARATRLAGPAPAGRVALVFELGNGQMPFAFQLAPPPKPTDPALTKAATAVLNYLDAKMPDWQAGPVAPKAGAGRAPKTILALDFATGQAALPYAYADQNPVFSVPEMGQSRAKPRVAYSAWDLLGLIQRQTRYPRNAQNNNEQGVVYLYFEVAETGAIERPEVVGTASPSLDEEALRVVKLLPPATSPALLRGQPVRVYYVLPVTFRIQ, from the coding sequence ATGAAAAACCTGTTTACCGGAGCTGTTGCCGCCATCCTACTATTAGCCGCGGCTCCCTTGGCTTATGCCCAAACCGTAGTGCCGGAAGCTGCCTACACCGGGCCCCGCTTTCCGGGTGGGCCCGATTCGCTGCGCGCCCTCGTTGCTCGCGCCACTCGGCTGGCTGGCCCCGCGCCCGCGGGCCGGGTGGCCTTAGTCTTTGAGTTAGGCAACGGCCAAATGCCTTTCGCTTTTCAATTGGCACCGCCGCCCAAGCCAACCGACCCCGCACTTACCAAGGCCGCAACAGCGGTCCTGAATTATTTGGACGCCAAAATGCCCGATTGGCAAGCGGGCCCGGTCGCTCCAAAGGCGGGGGCGGGCAGGGCCCCAAAGACGATTTTGGCCTTGGATTTCGCAACGGGCCAGGCAGCTCTCCCCTACGCCTACGCCGACCAAAACCCGGTATTCTCTGTGCCGGAAATGGGGCAGTCGCGCGCCAAGCCCCGGGTTGCCTACTCAGCATGGGACCTGCTCGGCTTAATCCAGCGCCAAACCCGCTACCCGCGCAATGCCCAGAACAACAACGAGCAAGGCGTGGTGTACCTGTACTTCGAAGTGGCCGAAACCGGGGCAATTGAGCGGCCCGAAGTGGTGGGCACTGCCAGCCCGTCGCTCGACGAGGAAGCCCTGCGTGTAGTCAAACTTCTCCCACCGGCTACGTCCCCCGCACTGCTGCGCGGCCAACCGGTGCGGGTGTACTACGTCCTGCCGGTTACCTTCAGAATACAATAG
- a CDS encoding alpha/beta fold hydrolase has protein sequence MAAPLTTAPTLVFLHGFAESREVWTDFTRSFPAGYRLLAPNLPGHGTNRAPVPDFSMEAQARYVAQYLTDKGAADPVLLVAHSMGGYVALALAERYPSRVAGLALINSTALPDTDEKRQNREKNIGFVERHGVEKFMDSFVRPLFAPANRDRLAEARELLEEIGKATPAATFAGALRGMAARPDRTAVLARAAFPVLTVAGKHDVAVPFDDSVRQAALPATAAALFLEGSGHLAYLEQPEETRRAVLALAAAVFGE, from the coding sequence ATGGCTGCACCCCTTACCACTGCCCCCACGCTCGTTTTCCTGCACGGCTTTGCCGAAAGCCGCGAGGTGTGGACCGATTTCACCCGCTCGTTTCCGGCCGGCTACCGGCTGCTGGCCCCCAACCTGCCCGGCCACGGCACCAACCGGGCGCCCGTGCCCGATTTCAGCATGGAGGCCCAGGCGCGCTACGTGGCGCAGTACCTCACCGACAAGGGCGCCGCCGACCCCGTGCTGCTGGTGGCCCACAGCATGGGCGGCTACGTGGCCCTGGCCCTGGCCGAGCGCTACCCCAGCCGTGTAGCCGGCCTGGCCCTCATCAACTCCACGGCCCTGCCCGACACCGACGAGAAGCGCCAGAACCGCGAGAAAAACATCGGCTTCGTGGAGCGCCACGGCGTCGAGAAGTTCATGGACAGCTTCGTGCGCCCGCTCTTCGCGCCCGCCAACCGCGACCGGCTGGCCGAGGCCCGCGAGCTGCTCGAAGAAATTGGCAAGGCCACGCCGGCCGCCACCTTCGCCGGGGCCCTGCGCGGCATGGCCGCCCGCCCCGACCGCACCGCCGTGCTGGCCCGCGCCGCGTTTCCGGTGCTGACGGTGGCCGGCAAGCACGACGTGGCTGTGCCCTTCGACGACTCGGTGCGCCAAGCGGCGCTGCCCGCCACGGCCGCCGCCCTGTTCCTGGAAGGCAGCGGCCACTTGGCCTACCTCGAACAGCCCGAGGAAACCCGCCGCGCCGTGCTGGCCCTGGCCGCCGCCGTGTTTGGGGAATAG
- a CDS encoding aldehyde dehydrogenase family protein, with amino-acid sequence MPKIVSPQVEFSFLLQQVKQHAPEIFDQDGHFLNLLEGRWQEPGQPRAFHSAIDGSELGGLPMLTHDVALRAVVAAKAEAAAWSATSLADRQRRVQDCLAQLRPMADLIGKLLMWEIGKTYATGFTDIDRCIDGAQWYVENIEPMLAGRQPLGLVSNIASWNYPFSVLFHAVLVQALAGNAVIAKTPTDGGFISLSLAFAVARRCGLPLTLVSGPGGELSEVLVQDPRIDALSFVGGRYNGRNIADALGQNHKRYMLEMEGVNTYGLWNFSDWDALAQHLRKGYDYGKQRCTAYVRFVVERRLFPQFLETYLGVIKGLKVGNPTLVDSPDDKLPELAFGPVINARQAEDLDRLYDNALQTGATPLYDGKLDDSLFLPGQDRSAYRAPRALVGLPRQSELYYKEPFGPIDSVVLVDRVEELVGEMNISNGALVAAIVSDDAAWAARTAKEIRAFKVGVNGLRSRGDRAEVFGGLGESWKGAFVGGALLVEAVTQGKAPVLGNYPDATLLPEKI; translated from the coding sequence ATGCCCAAAATCGTTTCGCCGCAGGTCGAATTCAGTTTCCTGCTGCAACAAGTCAAGCAGCACGCGCCCGAAATCTTCGACCAGGACGGCCACTTCCTCAACCTGCTCGAAGGCCGCTGGCAGGAGCCCGGCCAGCCGCGCGCCTTCCACTCGGCCATCGACGGCTCGGAGCTGGGCGGCCTGCCCATGCTCACGCACGACGTGGCCCTGCGCGCCGTGGTGGCCGCCAAGGCCGAAGCCGCCGCCTGGAGCGCCACCAGCCTGGCCGACCGCCAGCGCCGCGTGCAGGACTGCTTAGCCCAGTTGCGGCCAATGGCCGACCTCATCGGCAAGCTGCTGATGTGGGAAATCGGCAAAACCTACGCCACCGGCTTCACCGACATCGACCGCTGCATCGACGGAGCCCAGTGGTACGTGGAGAACATCGAGCCCATGCTGGCCGGCCGCCAGCCGCTGGGCCTGGTCAGCAACATTGCCTCGTGGAACTACCCGTTCTCGGTGCTTTTCCACGCCGTGCTGGTGCAGGCGCTGGCCGGCAACGCCGTGATTGCCAAGACGCCCACCGACGGCGGCTTCATTTCCCTGAGCCTGGCCTTTGCCGTGGCCCGCCGCTGCGGCCTGCCCCTGACGCTGGTGAGCGGCCCCGGCGGCGAGCTGAGCGAGGTGCTGGTGCAGGACCCGCGCATCGACGCACTGAGCTTTGTGGGCGGGCGCTACAACGGCCGCAACATCGCCGATGCCCTGGGCCAGAACCACAAGCGCTACATGCTCGAAATGGAGGGCGTGAACACCTACGGCCTCTGGAATTTCTCGGACTGGGACGCCCTGGCCCAGCACCTGCGCAAGGGCTACGACTACGGCAAGCAGCGCTGCACGGCCTACGTGCGCTTCGTGGTGGAGCGCCGCCTGTTCCCGCAGTTCCTCGAAACCTACCTCGGCGTCATCAAGGGCCTGAAGGTGGGCAACCCCACCCTGGTGGACAGCCCCGACGACAAGCTGCCCGAGCTGGCCTTCGGGCCGGTCATCAACGCGCGCCAGGCCGAAGACCTGGACCGCCTCTACGACAACGCGTTGCAGACCGGCGCCACGCCGCTCTACGACGGCAAGCTCGACGACAGCCTCTTCCTGCCCGGCCAGGACCGCAGCGCCTACCGCGCCCCCCGTGCCCTGGTGGGCCTGCCCCGCCAGAGCGAGCTGTACTACAAGGAGCCCTTCGGCCCCATCGACAGCGTGGTGCTGGTGGACCGCGTGGAGGAGCTGGTGGGCGAGATGAACATCTCGAACGGGGCCCTGGTGGCCGCCATCGTGTCGGACGACGCGGCCTGGGCCGCCCGCACGGCCAAGGAAATCCGCGCCTTCAAGGTGGGCGTGAACGGCCTGCGCTCGCGCGGCGACCGGGCCGAGGTATTCGGCGGCCTGGGCGAGTCGTGGAAAGGCGCCTTCGTGGGCGGGGCCCTGCTGGTGGAGGCCGTCACGCAGGGCAAGGCCCCCGTGCTCGGCAACTACCCCGACGCCACGCTGCTGCCGGAGAAAATCTAG